Genomic window (Chloroflexota bacterium):
TGGCCGAGTTGCCAGTAGTGGTTGAATTTCGCAATGCGCGCTGGCTGACTGCGGAGTCCTTTGCCTTCTTAGAAGAAAACGACCTGGGTTTCTGCTGTGTGGATGAACCACGACTCAAGGGCTTGATCCCTCCCATAGCAGAAGCGACCAGTCGCATAGCCTATGTGCGTTTCCACGGTCGCAATGCCAAAAAGTGGTGGCGCTATGATGAACCGTGGGAGCGCTATGATTATACCTACTCAAAAGAAGAACTAGAGGAATGGGTACCAAAAATTAGAGACCTGGGGGCGAAGGCTGAGAACACTTTCATCTTTGCCAATAACCACTGGCGAGCACAAGCAGTGGATACGGCGCGCCAATTGCGCTTGCTGTTACCATGAAACTAGGGCCGTGCTCTCTGAAGATAGCCCAGACTCTCAGCCTTCAGCGTTAGCCTCTGCACTTTCAGGCTGACGCCTTCATTTGCTAATATCGCGCTAAAATTGATATAATGTACATACAGATTTGAGAAGTCAAGGGAAAGTGCCTATCCCATAGAAAGCGAACTCCCTGGTTGGATTCTAACAATGTTGGGTATTTGTTCGCATTCGGATAGATACCGAAGGAGGTGTTTTTAACTATGTCTGGACATTCGCATTGGGCCACGATCAAACGCACTAAAGGCGTGGCTGACGCCAGACGGGGACAATTGTTCACCAAATTGGGTCGAGAGATCGAAATTGCCGCCCGCGATGGCGGAGGCGACCCTGCTTCCAACTTTCGCTTGCGGCTTGCTATAGATAAAGCTAGACAGGCCGCTATGCCCAAAGAGAACATCGAGCGCGCTATTTTGCGCGGAACTGGTCAACTAAAGGGCGAAGCCATAGAGGCAATTCAATACGAAGGCTATGGCCCCCAGGGAATCGCCATGATCGTCGAGGTGCTTACAAACAACCGCAATCGTGCTGTCTCTGAAGTACGGAGGGTTTTCTCCCGACATGGTGGAAACTTGGGTGCAACAGGCTCCGTTGCCTGGATGTTCGAACGCAAAGGCTATATCAGTATTGTACCGGATGATGGAAATGCTGAAGAGCTGGCACTTGCGGCCATTGACGCTGGCGCTGAAGATGTGAAGGTGGACAAAGACTTGGTCGAGGTTTTTACCAAGGCCGAGGACCTGCAGAAAGTCAAAGAGAGATTGGAACAACAGAAAATCTCGTTTACCAGCGCACAATTATCGTGGGTGCCCAAAACCATGGCGCGCATTGACGAGAAGGCAACGATTCAGAACATGCGTCTGATCGAAGCGCTGGAGGAATTGGATGATGTGCAGCAAGTCTACTCCAACCTCGAGATCAGCGACGAAGTCATGGCTGCGTATGAGGCAGAGCAGTAGCTTTGCTTCACCCAAGAGTTAGCGGCTTTGTCACAACCTGCTAACACAGGAATAGTCATACTGGGCGTTGACCCCGGCGTAGCCATTACCGGTTATGGTATTATACGCTTGGATGGGGATGCTGTGCACTCCATAGCATATGGCACAATCGCCACGCCATCCCATCTTGCTTTACCACTCAGGTTACAACACCTCTACCGCGAGTTGCGCAATCTGATTGACACCTATCATCCAGCAGAGGCTTCGGTTGAGGAGTTGTTCTTCGCTCGGAATGTGCGCACAGCATTGTCTGTAGGACACGCCAGAGGGGTCATCCTGCTGGCTTTAGCCCATGCCGGGTTGCCGACATACGAGTACACGCCCCTGCAAGTGAAACAGAGCATCACCGGTTACGGACTGGCAAGCAAGGAACAAATGCAGCAGATGGTACGTCTCTTGCTTAAGCTAGAAGACATCCCTAAACCGGATGATGCTGCTGATGCGCTGGCGGTGGCTATCTGCCATGCCCATTCGTTCTCCATGGCCTTGCGGGTGGCACAAGGCAGCAAGGACATAGAAAGGGAGCAATGATCGCTACGCTCGAAGGACGAATATCCGCGCTGGGTGAGAACTACGTTATCGTGAACGTTGGTGGTGTGGGGTTCAAGGTTTATGTGCCACCCAATATACAGGACCGCCTAGGCGGGGTAGGAAACAAGGTTAGTCTGTTCACGCATCTGCATGTGCGAGAAAACGAACTCGAGCTCTATGGTTTTGTTACCCCTGAAGAACTGACACTGTTCGAGCTACTCTTAGGAGTGCCCGGCATTGGCCCAAAAGTGGCCTCCAGAATCGTCTCCATCATGTCTGTGGAAACTTTGCGGGAAGCGATTGCTCGGGGAGATGCCGCGATATTGACACGTATCCCTGGGATTGGGAAAAAGACGGCAGAGCGGCTAATGGTTGACCTGAAAGACAAGCTCGGCGTGGAATTGGAGTTTGCCGCCTATCCAGAGCTGACACATGCAGATGCCGAGGTCATTTCGGCATTGACCTCGCTTGGCTACAGTATCACAGAGGCACAGTCAGCTTTGCGCTCGCTCCCGCGAGAGAGCTTACCCCTAGAAGAAAAGGTGCGCCTAGCGTTGCAGTACTTTGCGCGAGAGTGAAAGGAGACAGGGACATGAATTGGGTTGATGCGATGATCGTAGTTATCATTGCCATTTCCACGTTTTCCAGCCTACGGGCAGGCTTTCTGCGCCAGGCTTCTGCCTTGATTGGCTTCATCGTTGGGGTATACGCCGCACTGAGCTATCACGATGTAGCAGCTATTAGCCTACACGCGTACATCAGTGATCCTACCATAGCCAAGATCGTTGCTTTTGGGTTGATTTTCGTCGCAGTTTGGATTGTTTCTACCATTCTAGCAGAATTGGTCAGCGAAATTCTGAAGGCCATTGGCCTGGCATGGGCAGATCATCTTCTGGGCATGCTATTGGGGCTGTTGACCGGCCTGCTTGTTGTGATTTGTTTGTTGCTGCTTCTCGTTCGTATCCCGATCCCTGGCCTTACT
Coding sequences:
- a CDS encoding CvpA family protein is translated as MNWVDAMIVVIIAISTFSSLRAGFLRQASALIGFIVGVYAALSYHDVAAISLHAYISDPTIAKIVAFGLIFVAVWIVSTILAELVSEILKAIGLAWADHLLGMLLGLLTGLLVVICLLLLLVRIPIPGLTESIRQSPLASLIFHELPHLRELLPSDLRIFKMI
- the ruvC gene encoding crossover junction endodeoxyribonuclease RuvC — its product is MVILGVDPGVAITGYGIIRLDGDAVHSIAYGTIATPSHLALPLRLQHLYRELRNLIDTYHPAEASVEELFFARNVRTALSVGHARGVILLALAHAGLPTYEYTPLQVKQSITGYGLASKEQMQQMVRLLLKLEDIPKPDDAADALAVAICHAHSFSMALRVAQGSKDIEREQ
- the ruvA gene encoding Holliday junction branch migration protein RuvA, giving the protein MIATLEGRISALGENYVIVNVGGVGFKVYVPPNIQDRLGGVGNKVSLFTHLHVRENELELYGFVTPEELTLFELLLGVPGIGPKVASRIVSIMSVETLREAIARGDAAILTRIPGIGKKTAERLMVDLKDKLGVELEFAAYPELTHADAEVISALTSLGYSITEAQSALRSLPRESLPLEEKVRLALQYFARE
- a CDS encoding YebC/PmpR family DNA-binding transcriptional regulator gives rise to the protein MSGHSHWATIKRTKGVADARRGQLFTKLGREIEIAARDGGGDPASNFRLRLAIDKARQAAMPKENIERAILRGTGQLKGEAIEAIQYEGYGPQGIAMIVEVLTNNRNRAVSEVRRVFSRHGGNLGATGSVAWMFERKGYISIVPDDGNAEELALAAIDAGAEDVKVDKDLVEVFTKAEDLQKVKERLEQQKISFTSAQLSWVPKTMARIDEKATIQNMRLIEALEELDDVQQVYSNLEISDEVMAAYEAEQ